A part of Cystobacter ferrugineus genomic DNA contains:
- a CDS encoding RNA polymerase sigma factor, whose amino-acid sequence MTASATQRAIDAIWRIESARLIAGLARLVRDVGLAEELAQDALVAALERWPESGIPDNPGAWLMGTAKHRAVDLFRRNKLLERKHEELGHELEAQQARSVPDLDAALDDDVGDDLLRLMFTACHPVLSTEARVALTLRLLGGLTTGEIARAFLVPEPTVAQRIVRAKRTLSEARVPFEVPRGAELEARLSSVLQVIYLVFNEGYSATAGEDWVRPALCEDALRLGRILAGLVPKEPEVHGLVALMELQASRLRARVGPSGEPVLLLDQNRGRWDQLLIRRGLAALERAEALGGARGPYTLQAALAACHARARTPAETDWVRIAALYEALSQLTPSPVVELNRAVAVSMAFGPAAGLELVDALLSERSLADYHLLPSVRGDLLAKLGRFDEARAEFERAASLTHNERERKLLLERARASVPPST is encoded by the coding sequence GTGACGGCTTCCGCTACGCAGCGCGCCATTGACGCCATCTGGAGGATCGAGTCCGCCCGGCTCATCGCCGGTCTCGCGCGACTCGTGCGCGACGTGGGTCTCGCCGAGGAACTCGCGCAGGACGCGCTCGTCGCCGCGCTCGAGCGGTGGCCGGAGTCGGGCATCCCGGACAACCCGGGCGCCTGGCTCATGGGCACCGCGAAGCATCGCGCGGTCGATCTCTTCCGCCGGAACAAGCTCCTCGAGCGCAAACACGAGGAACTCGGTCACGAGTTGGAGGCGCAGCAGGCGCGGAGCGTGCCGGATCTCGACGCCGCGCTCGACGATGACGTCGGCGATGACCTCCTGCGCCTCATGTTCACGGCCTGTCATCCGGTTCTCTCGACCGAGGCCCGCGTCGCGCTCACGCTCCGCCTGCTCGGTGGTCTGACGACCGGGGAGATCGCGCGCGCGTTCCTCGTCCCGGAACCGACCGTCGCCCAGCGAATCGTCCGTGCCAAGCGGACCCTCTCCGAGGCGCGTGTCCCCTTCGAGGTTCCCCGCGGGGCCGAACTCGAGGCCCGTCTCTCGTCGGTGCTCCAGGTCATCTACCTCGTCTTCAACGAGGGCTACTCGGCCACCGCCGGTGAGGACTGGGTGCGACCCGCGCTCTGTGAGGATGCGCTCCGTCTCGGCCGGATCCTGGCCGGGCTCGTTCCGAAGGAGCCGGAAGTCCACGGCCTCGTCGCGCTCATGGAACTCCAGGCGTCGCGACTGAGGGCACGGGTCGGCCCATCGGGAGAGCCCGTCCTGTTGCTCGATCAAAACCGGGGACGCTGGGATCAACTCCTCATCCGCCGGGGTCTCGCGGCACTCGAGCGGGCCGAGGCGCTCGGCGGCGCGCGGGGTCCGTACACCTTGCAGGCCGCGCTCGCCGCCTGTCACGCACGAGCCCGGACGCCGGCCGAGACGGACTGGGTGCGCATCGCGGCGCTCTACGAGGCGCTCTCCCAGCTCACGCCATCACCCGTCGTGGAGCTGAACCGTGCGGTCGCCGTCTCGATGGCGTTCGGTCCAGCGGCGGGGCTCGAACTCGTCGATGCGCTGCTCTCGGAGCGCTCGCTCGCGGACTACCACCTCCTGCCGAGCGTGCGCGGCGACCTCCTGGCGAAGCTCGGCCGCTTCGACGAGGCCCGTGCGGAGTTCGAGCGCGCGGCATCGCTCACGCACAACGAACGTGAGCGCAAGCTGCTCCTCGAGCGCGCCCGCGCCTCTGTTCCGCCGTCGACCTGA
- a CDS encoding DUF2254 domain-containing protein encodes MRFKSLLRKVQPAALREYLRTSLWLVPVTGVLAAIGFAQVSLRVDQRIEQNQEAWYLFYGQADSARELLSTIASSLMTFTGVVFSITILVLQIASSQFSPRVLRTFLEDRFTRFSMGMFVGSFTYAMVLLPEVREPTDQHPAFVPALSIFLAFVLVLLSVGVFVRYIHHMAHSIRAVHVIHRVADETRHSLARMYPEQAREPVAPVTVPRTPPDQEFPHDRPPGVVMAIEEAELLALACDRDVIIALVPMVGDFLPRGAPLFKVWGQGRLSLDELRDCVVVGEERTPYQDPAFGFRQLVDVAERALSPAINDPTTAVQALDQLHDLLRSLATRPFPAHLRVDTSGRLRLILPRPDWEGLVRLGLDEIREYGESSIQVARRLRAVLGDLLSVAPADRQAVLQEQLSLLEASARRGFHTEVERRSARLGSTQGQAPGSTPAPGP; translated from the coding sequence ATGCGCTTCAAGAGTCTCCTGAGGAAGGTTCAACCCGCGGCCCTCCGTGAGTATCTCCGAACGAGCCTGTGGCTCGTCCCGGTTACCGGGGTATTGGCCGCGATCGGCTTCGCCCAGGTGTCCTTGCGCGTGGATCAGCGCATCGAGCAGAACCAGGAGGCCTGGTATCTCTTCTACGGTCAGGCCGATAGCGCGCGGGAGTTGCTCTCCACGATTGCCTCCTCGTTGATGACCTTCACCGGCGTGGTCTTCTCCATCACCATCCTGGTGCTTCAGATCGCCAGCTCCCAGTTCTCTCCCCGTGTCCTGCGGACCTTCCTGGAGGACAGGTTCACCCGTTTCTCCATGGGGATGTTCGTGGGCAGCTTCACCTACGCGATGGTGCTGCTGCCGGAGGTGCGCGAGCCCACGGACCAGCACCCCGCGTTCGTGCCGGCCCTCTCCATCTTCCTCGCCTTCGTCCTGGTCCTCCTGAGCGTGGGAGTCTTCGTCCGCTACATCCATCACATGGCCCACTCCATCCGGGCCGTGCACGTGATCCACCGGGTCGCGGACGAGACACGGCACAGCCTGGCGCGGATGTATCCAGAGCAGGCCAGGGAGCCGGTGGCGCCGGTCACCGTTCCCCGGACTCCACCCGATCAGGAGTTTCCCCACGATCGGCCTCCCGGCGTGGTGATGGCCATCGAGGAGGCGGAGTTGCTGGCGCTGGCGTGCGACCGTGACGTGATCATCGCGCTCGTGCCGATGGTCGGCGACTTCCTCCCGCGAGGGGCACCCCTCTTCAAGGTGTGGGGCCAGGGGCGGTTGAGCCTGGATGAACTCCGGGACTGCGTGGTGGTCGGAGAGGAACGTACTCCCTACCAGGACCCCGCCTTCGGCTTCCGCCAGCTGGTCGATGTGGCGGAACGGGCACTGTCGCCAGCCATCAACGATCCCACCACCGCGGTCCAGGCGTTGGATCAGCTCCACGACCTGCTCCGCTCATTGGCCACGAGGCCCTTTCCGGCGCACCTCCGCGTGGACACCTCCGGCCGGCTCCGCCTCATCCTTCCCCGCCCGGATTGGGAGGGCCTGGTCAGGCTCGGCCTGGACGAGATTCGTGAGTACGGCGAAAGCTCCATCCAGGTGGCGCGACGGCTGCGGGCCGTCCTTGGAGATCTGCTCTCGGTGGCCCCCGCGGATCGCCAGGCCGTGCTCCAGGAGCAGCTCTCCCTGCTGGAGGCGTCCGCGCGCCGAGGCTTCCACACGGAGGTCGAACGGCGATCCGCGCGGCTCGGCAGTACTCAGGGACAAGCGCCGGGCTCCACTCCAGCACCTGGACCCTGA
- a CDS encoding YciI family protein — protein sequence MRFMILIKATKDSETGVLPSTELLSAMGKYNEELVKAGVLLAGEGLHPSAKGARVKFSGGKRTVVDGPFAETKELIAGFWLWQVKSKEEAIEWVKRCPDPMPGTESEIEIRQVFESEDFAPNDPTGELMEKERQLRELSESKGR from the coding sequence ATGCGATTCATGATCCTGATCAAGGCCACCAAGGACTCGGAGACGGGCGTGCTCCCGAGCACGGAGCTGCTCAGCGCGATGGGGAAGTACAACGAGGAGCTGGTGAAGGCGGGCGTGCTGCTCGCGGGCGAGGGGCTCCACCCGAGCGCCAAGGGAGCGCGCGTCAAGTTCTCCGGAGGCAAGCGCACCGTGGTCGACGGGCCCTTCGCCGAGACGAAGGAGCTGATCGCTGGCTTCTGGCTGTGGCAGGTGAAGTCGAAGGAAGAGGCGATCGAGTGGGTCAAGCGCTGCCCCGATCCCATGCCCGGCACGGAGTCCGAGATCGAGATCCGCCAGGTGTTCGAGTCGGAGGACTTCGCGCCCAACGATCCCACGGGCGAACTCATGGAGAAGGAGCGGCAGCTCCGCGAGCTCTCCGAGTCGAAAGGCCGTTAG